The DNA segment GCTTCCGTGCAGCGCCCAGCATCGGGGCTGGCCAGAAGGCGATGGAGGCTCGGCTGGCCGCGTTGGGGCGAGCCCACGATCTACTGATGCAGGTCAGCTGGGCCAGCGCAAGTCTGACCCACATCTTCAGCAGCGCGACGGAGCCTTACGATAGCCAAGGCATCAGGCGCTTCCATTTCAACGGACCGGACCTCAAAATTAGCTCAGGCGCCGTCATTGCACTCGTGATGACCTTCAATGAACTTTGTACCAATACCACCAAATTTGGCGCACTCTCCGTTCCCGCAGGCCGGGTCGAAGTCGCGTGGACGATAGATGTGCCGGAGCAGAGGCTCCGCCTGGTCTGGACTGAAAGCGGAGGTCCGGCGGTTGAGCCGCCGGTACGGCAAAGCTTCGGCACCCGCATGATGACGTCTCTCGGCCAGCAATTGAACGGCCAAGTTCAGCTCGCCTATGAACGGTCCGGCTTCGTCTATTCGCTGGACGTCCCGCTCAATTCCCTTCAAGCGGTGGCTTAAAATTGTCAGTCCGCTATCGGTGCGCAGCGGGCGTTCAAGGCCTTGGACGGCCAACTCGCTACGGTGCGCTTTGACCCGGACAATTCGGAGAGCATCGAAGCAGCAATCCGCACTATGGAATCGGCGATAGATGATAAGATTGCACCTTACCGATCCAATCCCTTCGTCGCGCCGTTAACTCCTAAAATGAAAGAGAAGTATCGAGAGGCGATTTTAGAGCGAGCCAAAACCGCAAAGTAAGTCACAGAATGAGACTGACCAATCGACACTGCTTTGCGTGGTATGTACGGCTCTGAAAGGCCAGACTTCTCTAGCATTTCGTACATGTACGGCGTTTGCTGGCTCTGCCTGCGCGCTAGGTTGGGGGCGATTTGGGACAAGTGCTCCTTCGAACGAAAACGACGCTCAGTGGGGATAGATGCACGAGTTTGGCTGGCATCAGCAATATCGAAGCGGCCATTGTCTCTGTGATG comes from the Bradyrhizobium erythrophlei genome and includes:
- a CDS encoding sensor histidine kinase; translation: MQKLILGELHHRIKNTLATVSAIASQSFRAAPSIGAGQKAMEARLAALGRAHDLLMQVSWASASLTHIFSSATEPYDSQGIRRFHFNGPDLKISSGAVIALVMTFNELCTNTTKFGALSVPAGRVEVAWTIDVPEQRLRLVWTESGGPAVEPPVRQSFGTRMMTSLGQQLNGQVQLAYERSGFVYSLDVPLNSLQAVA